One Glycocaulis abyssi DNA window includes the following coding sequences:
- a CDS encoding sulfatase, with translation MLNSTPGRIMLAAGAALAVLAAAGYWAFDRYFIYLPGLVQDIRNPIGPNRAVDWQRGPDTAPEGERPPNIILIVADDLGWNDITLHGGVAGGTVPTPNIDRIARAGVQLTNAYAASGTCAPSRAALMTGRYPTRIGFEFTPTPPGMTQIIGHIERGQTDRRPFLTREVEGEIPEFADMGLPADEVTIAEMLSGAGYHTVHIGKWHLGNTNGSDALSQGFDESLELAGLLYAPAGSPDMVEARQDFDPIDQVYWAIGRAAVTHNNSSRFAPDGYITDYFTREAVEAIEANRNRPFFLYLAHWAPHSPLQATREDYEALAHIEDHALRVYAAMIRALDRGIGEVLDALEANAIADNTIIVFTSDNGGAHYIGLENINAPYRGWKATFFGGGVRVPTFVSWPGVIEPGSEMAGLAQHIDFAPTLASFGGAATPSDRAIDGVDLTPFLTGEMDGEPHETLFWRSGHYEAVIHRGWKLQRTERPDRVWLFDLSSDPEERNDLSAAEPERVAGLIALLDAHGATQSEPLWPSAVEMPVSIDQPLGRPESEDDEYVYWPN, from the coding sequence ATGCTCAACAGCACTCCTGGCCGGATCATGCTAGCCGCAGGCGCGGCGCTTGCCGTGCTGGCGGCCGCCGGATACTGGGCGTTCGACCGCTATTTCATCTATCTCCCGGGCCTGGTGCAGGATATCCGCAACCCGATAGGGCCGAACAGGGCTGTGGACTGGCAGCGCGGACCGGATACCGCCCCTGAGGGCGAGCGTCCGCCCAATATCATTCTCATCGTTGCCGATGATCTGGGCTGGAATGACATAACCCTGCATGGCGGGGTGGCGGGCGGTACGGTGCCCACACCCAATATCGACAGGATCGCGCGCGCAGGCGTGCAACTGACCAATGCCTATGCGGCCAGCGGTACATGCGCGCCTTCACGCGCGGCGCTGATGACGGGCCGCTACCCCACCCGTATCGGCTTTGAGTTCACCCCTACCCCGCCCGGCATGACGCAGATTATCGGGCATATCGAGCGCGGGCAGACGGACCGGCGTCCCTTCCTGACCCGTGAGGTGGAAGGCGAGATACCCGAATTTGCCGATATGGGCCTGCCCGCTGACGAGGTGACGATTGCCGAAATGCTGTCGGGTGCGGGCTATCACACCGTGCATATCGGCAAATGGCATCTGGGCAATACGAACGGATCCGACGCGCTCAGCCAGGGGTTCGACGAGAGCCTTGAGCTGGCCGGGCTGCTCTACGCGCCCGCCGGTTCGCCCGATATGGTGGAGGCGCGGCAGGATTTTGATCCCATAGATCAGGTTTACTGGGCGATTGGCCGGGCGGCCGTGACGCACAATAATTCGTCGCGCTTTGCCCCGGACGGCTACATAACCGACTATTTCACCCGCGAGGCGGTGGAAGCGATCGAGGCCAACCGCAACCGGCCCTTCTTCCTCTATCTGGCGCACTGGGCGCCCCATTCGCCCTTGCAGGCCACGCGTGAGGATTATGAGGCCCTCGCCCATATCGAGGACCACGCACTCCGCGTTTACGCGGCGATGATCCGCGCGCTGGACCGTGGCATTGGCGAGGTGCTGGACGCGCTGGAAGCCAACGCGATTGCGGACAACACCATCATCGTCTTCACCTCGGATAATGGCGGCGCGCACTATATCGGCCTTGAGAATATCAACGCGCCCTATCGGGGCTGGAAGGCAACCTTCTTTGGTGGCGGTGTCCGCGTGCCGACCTTTGTCAGCTGGCCGGGCGTCATCGAACCGGGTAGCGAAATGGCAGGTCTTGCCCAGCATATCGATTTTGCGCCGACGCTCGCTAGCTTTGGCGGCGCTGCCACCCCTTCAGACCGGGCAATCGACGGGGTGGACCTGACACCCTTCCTGACCGGCGAGATGGACGGCGAGCCGCACGAGACACTGTTCTGGCGCAGCGGCCATTATGAGGCCGTCATCCATCGCGGCTGGAAGCTGCAACGCACAGAGCGCCCCGACCGGGTCTGGCTGTTTGACCTTTCCAGTGACCCGGAAGAGCGCAACGACCTCTCCGCCGCCGAGCCGGAGCGCGTAGCCGGTCTGATCGCGCTGCTGGACGCGCATGGCGCCACGCAAAGCGAACCACTCTGGCCGTCCGCCGTCGAAATGCCGGTCAGTATCGACCAGCCGCTGGGCCGGCCCGAGAGCGAGGATGATGAATATGTCTACTGGCCCAATTAG
- a CDS encoding TetR/AcrR family transcriptional regulator, translating into MPDLPENPVAKPARPGRPAKIAPDEQRRRILDAAAARFARHGFEGASLRDIAADAGLAHAVIRHMFGSKADLWDAAAADLFGQMNDAMVQALANVDMNNPRARMEAQVRATVLTASRIPWLAAFVMQAGLAGGERYERLVEQHLRPAWAFTLEPFFQLKEAGRAHAFDPHFLFMLSTNAAIGPFAQSANARALAGMELSDPDTAERYADVLIAVLKHGALRQP; encoded by the coding sequence ATGCCTGACCTGCCCGAAAATCCGGTTGCCAAGCCCGCCCGTCCGGGTCGTCCGGCCAAGATTGCGCCGGATGAGCAGCGCCGCCGGATTCTCGATGCGGCGGCAGCGCGCTTTGCCCGCCACGGGTTCGAAGGCGCGTCCTTGCGCGACATTGCTGCCGATGCCGGTCTCGCCCACGCCGTGATCCGCCACATGTTCGGCAGCAAGGCCGATCTGTGGGATGCGGCGGCGGCAGACCTGTTTGGCCAGATGAATGATGCGATGGTGCAGGCGCTGGCCAATGTGGACATGAACAACCCGCGCGCCCGTATGGAGGCGCAGGTGCGCGCCACCGTGCTGACGGCTTCGCGCATCCCTTGGCTGGCGGCGTTTGTGATGCAGGCAGGGCTGGCGGGCGGGGAGCGCTATGAGAGGCTGGTCGAGCAGCATTTGCGCCCGGCCTGGGCCTTCACGCTGGAGCCTTTCTTCCAGCTAAAGGAGGCAGGCCGCGCCCACGCGTTCGACCCGCATTTCCTGTTCATGCTGTCGACCAATGCGGCCATTGGGCCGTTTGCGCAGAGCGCCAATGCGCGCGCGCTGGCCGGCATGGAATTGTCGGATCCCGACACGGCAGAGCGCTATGCCGATGTCCTGATTGCGGTGCTCAAGCACGGCGCGCTGCGCCAGCCCTAA
- a CDS encoding cytochrome c oxidase assembly protein, protein MTLMANGQSAAYCGPPARPDSLWPAWNGDPWLIAALLVLAVAGGVLAVRRGAKAGLRNPALLGAWLLAFALFVTPLCAMAVALFSVRAVSHLVLVAVLAPLLAYGLGGKRLTGGLTAASIVHAVIFWFWHAPSPYTAALSHDGVYWLMQLTLLTSGVWFWRALMARWRDVAAVAGTLAGFAAQMGLLGALIAFAPDPLYAPHAASTAVWGLSALEDQQLAGLIMWVPGVLPYLIALGLAVASALNEGERGRAK, encoded by the coding sequence ATGACCCTCATGGCGAACGGTCAGTCAGCGGCCTATTGCGGCCCGCCAGCCCGGCCTGACAGCCTCTGGCCGGCCTGGAATGGTGATCCGTGGCTGATCGCAGCCCTGCTTGTCCTTGCTGTCGCAGGCGGCGTGCTGGCGGTGCGGCGCGGTGCCAAGGCGGGCCTGCGCAATCCGGCACTGCTCGGTGCGTGGCTGCTGGCCTTCGCGCTCTTTGTCACCCCGCTGTGCGCAATGGCCGTTGCGCTCTTCTCCGTGCGCGCGGTCAGTCATCTCGTTCTCGTGGCGGTACTGGCACCCTTGCTGGCCTATGGGCTGGGAGGAAAGCGCCTGACCGGCGGACTGACCGCTGCCAGCATTGTGCACGCCGTGATCTTCTGGTTCTGGCATGCGCCTTCGCCCTATACGGCCGCCCTCAGCCATGATGGCGTGTACTGGCTGATGCAGCTGACCTTGCTGACCAGCGGCGTCTGGTTCTGGCGGGCGCTGATGGCGCGCTGGCGCGATGTGGCGGCGGTGGCGGGAACGCTGGCCGGGTTCGCCGCGCAGATGGGGCTGCTGGGCGCGCTGATCGCCTTTGCCCCTGATCCGCTTTACGCGCCGCACGCGGCCAGCACCGCCGTATGGGGCCTCTCCGCGCTTGAAGACCAGCAGCTGGCGGGCCTCATCATGTGGGTGCCGGGCGTGCTGCCCTATCTCATCGCGCTGGGGCTGGCGGTGGCATCGGCCCTGAACGAGGGCGAGCGGGGCCGGGCAAAATGA
- a CDS encoding glutathione S-transferase family protein, with translation MLELYTAPTPNGWKISIALEELDLPYQLHVLQLLKGEQKAPDYLKINPNGRIPALVDSDEGGRAIFESGAILMHLAEKTGKLLPDNAEGRSRVIQWLFWQVGGLGPMQGQANVFFRYLPEKIPLAIERYQGETRRHYEVMNTRLAEAPYLAGDEYSIADIACFPWVFGHFWAGVPLDGLDHLLDWKARLEQRPPVLKGLSIPPLPDLSKLQKAGQELVKP, from the coding sequence ATGCTGGAGCTTTACACCGCACCGACGCCCAATGGCTGGAAGATCTCCATCGCACTGGAGGAGCTGGACCTGCCCTATCAGCTGCATGTGCTGCAGCTTCTCAAAGGCGAGCAGAAAGCGCCGGACTATCTCAAGATCAATCCCAATGGCCGTATCCCGGCGCTGGTCGATTCTGATGAGGGCGGGCGGGCGATATTCGAGTCCGGCGCCATCCTGATGCATCTGGCCGAAAAGACAGGAAAACTATTGCCGGACAACGCCGAAGGCCGCTCGCGCGTCATCCAGTGGCTGTTCTGGCAGGTGGGCGGGCTAGGCCCGATGCAGGGCCAGGCCAATGTCTTCTTCCGCTATCTGCCGGAGAAAATCCCGCTGGCCATCGAGCGCTATCAGGGCGAGACGCGCCGCCATTACGAGGTGATGAATACACGCCTCGCCGAGGCCCCATATCTGGCGGGCGATGAATATTCCATCGCCGATATTGCCTGCTTTCCCTGGGTGTTTGGCCATTTCTGGGCCGGTGTGCCGCTGGACGGGCTTGACCATCTGCTGGACTGGAAGGCTCGGCTGGAACAGCGCCCGCCGGTTCTGAAGGGCCTGTCCATCCCGCCCTTGCCAGACCTCTCAAAGCTCCAGAAGGCCGGGCAGGAGCTGGTAAAGCCATGA
- a CDS encoding DUF3008 family protein produces the protein MPANSKAQQKAAGAALAAKRGETKKSALKGASKEMAETMSEKELEELAATPRKDKPEKT, from the coding sequence ATGCCCGCAAATTCCAAGGCCCAGCAGAAAGCTGCAGGCGCAGCCTTGGCCGCCAAGCGCGGCGAGACGAAGAAAAGCGCGCTGAAAGGGGCTTCAAAGGAAATGGCCGAAACCATGAGCGAGAAGGAGCTGGAGGAACTCGCCGCGACGCCCCGCAAGGACAAGCCGGAAAAGACCTAA
- a CDS encoding DUF2231 domain-containing protein yields the protein MASTDTRKDEVFHNPSAADPAYHDLDSRIALAGHPIHAMLVAFPIAGTFALAFCDVAFWWTGDLFWARAALWASGGGFAMGCLAALAGAAELLLVPGVRRRAAAWSHAVAAMVLLGVMAASWSLRLQQGADAILPWGLILSWMALGLVGIAGWHGGKLVFEHQVGVSLPEEEDPALPPSDTSGNSAP from the coding sequence ATGGCGAGCACGGACACACGCAAGGACGAGGTGTTTCACAATCCCTCTGCCGCCGATCCGGCCTATCACGACCTCGACAGCCGTATCGCGCTGGCCGGCCATCCGATCCACGCCATGCTGGTCGCCTTCCCCATCGCCGGGACGTTCGCACTGGCCTTCTGCGATGTCGCCTTCTGGTGGACGGGTGACCTGTTCTGGGCGCGCGCGGCGCTGTGGGCCAGTGGTGGCGGCTTTGCCATGGGCTGCCTCGCCGCGCTCGCCGGAGCCGCCGAACTTCTGCTGGTGCCGGGCGTGCGCCGCCGCGCCGCGGCCTGGAGCCATGCGGTCGCCGCCATGGTGCTGCTGGGCGTGATGGCCGCGAGCTGGTCGCTGCGCCTGCAGCAGGGCGCCGACGCGATCCTGCCCTGGGGCCTGATCCTCAGCTGGATGGCCCTCGGACTGGTCGGTATTGCTGGCTGGCATGGTGGAAAGCTGGTGTTTGAACATCAGGTCGGTGTCTCCCTGCCAGAGGAAGAGGACCCGGCGCTGCCCCCATCGGACACGAGCGGCAACTCTGCCCCCTGA
- a CDS encoding DsbA family protein: MKTLVPQIVTSPTLRSARRGLAAMRRRLNLSRPVVRYFHQVDDPYSALAARALPHLEAVWGARVIPYIVPPPDEAAAPDAERLAGWSLRDARTLAEGLGMEASFTSAPSAELLARAQAALAGIRDATVFSAISSAIERGFRTGKASAIPLSDSDVRVALARGARARRGHYLGGMFQFEGEWYWGLDRLPYLEDRLARIRPGGVRFTERREVRLEAKKAPAGTRIEAFVSLRSPYTYIAIPRLRALAEATGAELRLRPVLPMVMRGLPVPLAKRLYIMRDTKREAERLGLPFGKVSDPVGAPVERGLAVLFAAMDQGKGADFLYSFLRGVFAEGIDAGSDQGLEMLSRRAGIPAAAMRAALADESWREKAEANRATMLEAGLWGVPSFRVNNLPAHWGQDRLWAVEEDLRAASARNTRGTS, translated from the coding sequence ATGAAGACACTCGTCCCGCAAATCGTGACCAGCCCCACACTGCGCTCAGCCCGGCGCGGCCTGGCGGCGATGCGGCGGCGGCTCAATCTCTCGCGGCCTGTGGTGCGCTATTTTCATCAGGTGGATGATCCCTACTCGGCGCTGGCCGCGCGCGCCCTGCCGCATCTCGAAGCCGTCTGGGGGGCAAGAGTGATCCCCTATATCGTGCCGCCGCCGGACGAGGCTGCCGCGCCCGATGCGGAGCGTCTGGCCGGATGGTCGCTGCGTGATGCGCGTACACTGGCCGAAGGGCTGGGGATGGAGGCGAGCTTTACCTCAGCGCCGTCAGCCGAATTGCTGGCGCGCGCGCAGGCCGCGCTGGCGGGAATCCGCGACGCGACCGTATTCTCTGCCATCTCCAGCGCCATTGAGCGTGGCTTCAGGACCGGCAAGGCGTCTGCCATTCCGTTGTCCGATAGTGATGTGCGTGTGGCGCTGGCACGCGGGGCAAGGGCGCGGCGCGGACATTATCTCGGCGGCATGTTCCAGTTCGAGGGCGAGTGGTATTGGGGGCTCGACCGCCTGCCCTATCTCGAAGACCGGCTGGCGCGCATCCGGCCCGGCGGGGTGCGCTTTACCGAGCGGCGCGAGGTGCGGCTGGAGGCGAAGAAAGCGCCTGCCGGGACGCGGATTGAAGCCTTTGTCTCCCTGCGCAGCCCCTACACCTATATCGCCATTCCGCGCTTGAGGGCGCTGGCCGAGGCAACCGGCGCGGAGCTGCGCCTGCGCCCTGTACTGCCTATGGTGATGCGCGGCCTGCCCGTACCGCTGGCCAAGCGTCTCTACATCATGCGCGATACAAAGCGTGAGGCGGAGCGTCTCGGCCTGCCCTTCGGCAAGGTGTCAGACCCGGTCGGCGCGCCGGTCGAGCGCGGGCTTGCGGTGCTGTTTGCCGCCATGGATCAGGGCAAGGGGGCCGACTTCCTCTATTCCTTCCTGCGCGGCGTGTTTGCAGAAGGCATTGATGCCGGTAGCGATCAGGGGCTTGAAATGCTTTCCCGGCGCGCCGGCATCCCGGCTGCGGCCATGCGCGCGGCTTTGGCGGACGAAAGCTGGCGGGAGAAGGCTGAAGCCAATCGCGCCACCATGCTGGAGGCGGGCCTGTGGGGCGTGCCCAGCTTCCGCGTGAACAATCTTCCCGCCCATTGGGGTCAGGACCGGCTCTGGGCTGTGGAAGAGGATTTGCGCGCCGCTAGCGCCCGTAATACTCGCGGAACCAGCTGA
- a CDS encoding GDP-mannose 4,6-dehydratase — MKRVLITGTAGFIGFHLARLLLEEGHQVHGYDALTDYYDVTLKQARHRILEGMPGFGKTEALLEDADTLFQAARDFAPDVIVHLAAQAGVRYSLENPRAYVEANIVGTFNVMEIARELKISHLLMASTSSAYGANEEMPFKETDKADTPLTMYAATKKANEVMAHSYAHLWDLPTTMFRFFTVYGPWMRPDLAPFKFADAILAGRPIDIYNHGEMYRDFTYVDDLVRGIRLLMDAVPARPASSADIAPGDSLSPAAPFRIVNIGNSTRVKLLDFVDIIEAELGVKAIRNYMDMQPGDVPATWADASLLQSLTGYRPQTEFRDGIAKFVSWFREYYGR; from the coding sequence ATGAAGCGCGTTCTCATCACCGGTACAGCGGGCTTTATCGGCTTTCATCTGGCGCGCCTGCTGCTGGAAGAAGGCCATCAGGTCCACGGCTATGACGCTCTGACCGATTATTACGACGTCACCCTGAAACAGGCCCGTCACCGCATTCTGGAAGGCATGCCGGGCTTTGGCAAAACCGAAGCCCTGCTGGAGGACGCCGATACGCTGTTTCAGGCCGCGCGCGATTTTGCACCGGACGTGATCGTCCACCTCGCCGCGCAGGCCGGGGTTCGCTACAGCCTTGAGAACCCGCGCGCCTATGTCGAGGCCAATATTGTCGGCACGTTCAACGTGATGGAGATCGCGCGCGAGCTGAAAATCTCCCATCTCCTGATGGCGTCCACCTCCTCGGCCTATGGCGCGAACGAGGAGATGCCTTTTAAGGAAACCGACAAGGCCGACACGCCGCTGACCATGTATGCGGCGACGAAAAAGGCCAATGAGGTGATGGCCCATTCCTACGCCCATCTGTGGGATCTGCCGACCACCATGTTCCGCTTCTTCACGGTCTATGGCCCGTGGATGCGCCCTGATCTGGCGCCGTTCAAGTTCGCCGATGCCATCCTCGCGGGCCGGCCGATCGACATCTATAATCATGGCGAGATGTACCGGGACTTCACCTATGTGGACGATCTGGTGCGCGGCATCCGGCTCTTGATGGACGCCGTGCCGGCGCGCCCGGCGAGCAGCGCAGACATCGCGCCGGGCGACTCCTTGAGTCCCGCCGCGCCCTTCCGCATCGTCAATATCGGCAACTCCACCAGGGTGAAGCTGCTGGACTTTGTCGACATTATCGAGGCGGAGCTGGGGGTGAAGGCGATCCGCAACTACATGGATATGCAGCCCGGCGATGTGCCTGCCACCTGGGCCGATGCCAGCCTGTTGCAGAGCCTTACCGGCTATCGTCCGCAGACCGAATTTCGCGACGGCATTGCCAAGTTCGTCAGCTGGTTCCGCGAGTATTACGGGCGCTAG
- a CDS encoding CopD family protein, which yields MMLITLKSLHIVAIAVWAGGLIALPALLRRDDEMSSRAAIVRLHHFSRFAYDALVSPAAVLAIATGTALIFFVVADDWLFLKLVAVAGMVGVHMLIGRVLDQLESPDAHPTTWKRAALLAGAVVTILAVLALVLGRPSIPESWMPGWLLEGQGAELPLVSDGGSAGSSSSGRETPT from the coding sequence ATGATGCTCATCACGCTCAAATCGCTCCACATCGTGGCGATAGCGGTGTGGGCTGGCGGGCTGATAGCGCTGCCAGCGCTTCTGCGCCGCGATGACGAGATGTCCAGCCGGGCCGCTATCGTGCGCCTGCACCACTTTTCCCGCTTTGCCTATGATGCGCTGGTGTCGCCAGCGGCGGTTCTGGCCATTGCGACGGGTACGGCGCTGATATTCTTTGTGGTGGCCGATGACTGGCTGTTTCTCAAACTGGTTGCCGTCGCCGGCATGGTCGGTGTCCACATGCTCATCGGCCGCGTGCTCGACCAGCTGGAATCGCCTGATGCACACCCCACAACGTGGAAGCGCGCGGCGCTTCTGGCGGGCGCGGTTGTGACCATTCTGGCCGTGCTGGCACTGGTGCTGGGCCGCCCCTCCATCCCCGAAAGCTGGATGCCCGGCTGGCTGCTTGAAGGTCAGGGGGCAGAGTTGCCGCTCGTGTCCGATGGGGGCAGCGCCGGGTCCTCTTCCTCTGGCAGGGAGACACCGACCTGA
- a CDS encoding sulfatase-like hydrolase/transferase — translation MLSAPASGDERPNILIVILDDIGFTDLGAYGSEIATPHMDALAARGAQFTNFHVAPTCAPTRAMLMTGADSHRTGIPTLEHLVIPEYQDQPGHEGELNTAVATIAEHLQAAGYQSFITGKWHLGRSSTSLPAARGFDRSFILDSSGADNWEHRTYLPHYTHAEWWEDFEPVQEFPDNFYSSEFLTDRLIAYIGDRDVNRPFLAVLSLQANHIPLQAPREFTERYAGRYDAGWDVLRDERRSAAIALGLVPESTELAEQPQGLRDWEQLSRREREFAIASREVAAGMLEAADHHVGRLLDWLDAQGRLENTLVIVLSDNGPEYNHPTDNWAFGMWLAMQGYSLDVDDLGERRTYAFIGPEWATASASPLSLFKFHAGEGGLRVPLIVAGPGVEARGLVSGFSFVTDIAPTLLDIAGARPLDEREPITGRSLVPVLTGQADTIYGLDDAVGLEMSGMSALWRGDWKLVRSMPPFGDGQWRLFNLATDPGEAHDLADSEPEILASMMEAYAAYEARVGVIPVPEGFNAAERIAALGWKAFLDQHGLMLIGLGMLVLALLGGGLILVLTRQR, via the coding sequence GTGCTCAGCGCACCGGCGTCCGGCGATGAGCGGCCCAATATCCTGATCGTTATTCTCGATGATATCGGGTTCACCGATCTGGGCGCCTATGGCAGCGAGATAGCAACGCCGCACATGGACGCGCTGGCGGCGCGCGGCGCGCAGTTCACCAATTTTCACGTCGCGCCCACCTGCGCGCCGACGCGCGCCATGCTGATGACCGGCGCGGATAGTCACCGCACCGGCATTCCCACGCTCGAACACCTTGTCATCCCGGAATATCAGGACCAGCCCGGCCATGAGGGCGAGCTCAATACCGCCGTGGCCACCATCGCCGAACATTTGCAGGCGGCCGGCTACCAGTCCTTCATCACCGGCAAATGGCATCTTGGCCGGTCGTCGACCTCGCTCCCGGCGGCGCGCGGCTTTGACCGCAGCTTCATTCTGGACTCGTCTGGCGCCGACAACTGGGAGCACCGCACCTATCTGCCTCACTATACCCACGCCGAATGGTGGGAGGATTTCGAACCCGTCCAGGAATTTCCCGACAATTTCTATTCGTCCGAGTTTCTGACCGACCGGCTGATCGCCTATATCGGCGACCGGGACGTGAACCGTCCCTTCCTGGCCGTGCTGTCCCTACAGGCCAACCACATCCCCCTTCAGGCCCCGCGCGAATTCACCGAGCGCTATGCGGGCCGCTATGATGCGGGCTGGGACGTGCTGCGCGACGAGCGCCGCAGCGCCGCCATCGCGCTGGGGCTGGTCCCTGAAAGCACCGAGCTGGCAGAGCAACCGCAAGGGCTGCGTGACTGGGAGCAATTATCCCGGCGCGAGCGCGAGTTTGCCATTGCCAGCCGCGAGGTTGCCGCCGGCATGCTGGAAGCGGCTGACCATCATGTCGGACGGCTTCTGGACTGGCTGGACGCGCAAGGCAGGCTGGAGAATACGCTGGTCATCGTGCTGTCTGACAATGGCCCGGAATACAATCATCCCACCGATAACTGGGCTTTTGGCATGTGGCTCGCCATGCAGGGCTATTCGCTTGACGTGGACGATCTGGGCGAGCGGCGCACCTACGCCTTTATCGGCCCGGAATGGGCGACCGCCTCAGCCTCGCCACTCTCCCTGTTCAAGTTTCACGCAGGCGAAGGGGGCTTGCGCGTTCCGCTGATCGTCGCCGGGCCGGGCGTGGAGGCACGCGGCCTGGTCTCCGGCTTCAGCTTCGTCACGGATATCGCCCCGACCCTGCTGGATATCGCGGGCGCCCGCCCGCTTGACGAACGCGAGCCGATAACCGGGCGGTCTCTGGTTCCGGTGCTGACCGGGCAAGCGGACACGATCTATGGCCTGGACGATGCAGTGGGCCTTGAAATGTCGGGCATGTCCGCTCTCTGGCGCGGGGACTGGAAGCTGGTACGCAGCATGCCGCCTTTCGGCGACGGGCAATGGCGGCTTTTCAACCTCGCCACTGATCCGGGTGAGGCTCACGATCTTGCGGACTCAGAGCCGGAAATTCTGGCATCGATGATGGAGGCTTATGCCGCCTACGAGGCGCGCGTCGGCGTAATCCCGGTGCCAGAAGGCTTCAATGCCGCCGAGCGCATCGCCGCGCTGGGCTGGAAAGCCTTCCTGGACCAGCATGGCCTGATGCTGATCGGGCTTGGCATGCTTGTTCTGGCACTGTTGGGCGGCGGCCTCATTCTGGTGCTCACCCGCCAGCGCTGA
- a CDS encoding glutathione S-transferase N-terminal domain-containing protein, with protein sequence MMPGEYIVYGADPSYFTRKVEAALRYMRIPHAAKPKSPDVAPRLEARSGTHLIPVVETPEGWVIHDSTYIIELLHARFPAHPVIPASPVQHIACRLMDDWIDEWFTRAALHLRWIDDEDAAICARKIAMDMGGGTHDRPLTAQEEESVAATAAFIQPWGRKAMTVMGAGPEYQEGLRAEFASFLRQCAAILGKDGGLFGQRLSMADLGLLGAMKAHFAADDYARNFVTSAAPAMLDWTDKVWERRDEGEGWLAGDALPDGMSGLFRLMAGGFVPYMIANRAALKAGEKSSWFTISSGQEVRMITRKPVEDTRLATKAAIDALPETDRGHVGELLGDHGLLAAYED encoded by the coding sequence ATGATGCCGGGTGAGTATATCGTCTACGGAGCCGACCCATCCTACTTCACCCGCAAGGTGGAGGCCGCGCTGCGCTATATGCGCATTCCCCATGCAGCAAAGCCCAAATCACCCGATGTCGCGCCAAGGCTGGAAGCGCGCTCCGGCACGCATCTGATCCCGGTGGTGGAAACGCCTGAAGGGTGGGTGATCCACGATTCCACCTACATTATCGAGCTGCTACACGCGCGCTTTCCGGCCCACCCGGTAATCCCGGCAAGCCCGGTGCAACATATCGCCTGCCGCCTCATGGATGACTGGATCGATGAATGGTTCACGCGCGCCGCGCTGCACCTGCGCTGGATTGATGATGAGGATGCGGCCATCTGCGCGCGCAAGATCGCCATGGATATGGGCGGCGGCACGCATGACCGCCCGCTGACGGCGCAGGAGGAAGAATCGGTTGCCGCGACAGCCGCCTTCATCCAGCCCTGGGGCCGCAAGGCGATGACGGTGATGGGGGCGGGCCCCGAATATCAGGAGGGTCTGCGCGCCGAGTTTGCGAGCTTCCTGCGCCAGTGTGCGGCTATCCTTGGCAAGGATGGCGGCCTGTTCGGCCAGCGTCTCTCCATGGCTGATCTGGGCCTGCTGGGCGCCATGAAGGCCCACTTCGCCGCCGATGATTACGCGCGCAATTTTGTGACGAGTGCCGCTCCGGCCATGCTGGACTGGACCGATAAAGTCTGGGAGCGGCGCGATGAGGGGGAGGGCTGGCTCGCCGGTGATGCGCTGCCTGACGGCATGTCCGGTCTCTTCCGGCTGATGGCAGGCGGGTTCGTGCCCTACATGATCGCCAACCGGGCGGCGCTGAAAGCGGGTGAGAAATCGTCCTGGTTCACGATCTCCAGCGGGCAGGAGGTGCGGATGATTACCCGCAAGCCGGTGGAGGATACCCGCCTTGCCACCAAAGCCGCCATTGATGCCCTTCCCGAAACGGATCGCGGACATGTGGGTGAACTGCTGGGCGATCACGGCCTTCTGGCCGCTTACGAGGATTAG